The following coding sequences are from one Musa acuminata AAA Group cultivar baxijiao chromosome BXJ1-6, Cavendish_Baxijiao_AAA, whole genome shotgun sequence window:
- the LOC103974115 gene encoding uncharacterized protein LOC103974115 isoform X2, which produces MGPEEDVRSSVFLAKPSVAPSSSFASATPFPPSFPADKKSVFLFDWWLIKAESGVEGKRLAVGGFTTRQHATRLFSSAPIIKRNDAYTLETADGVTVVVQGMINKERTQDNGFPLEVCNHFLIGFPYNWDHYADEYSNKRSTSTSPGKLSSLDEAFKDSTNRTASTFPVLLDEFPICRVLNFLTSGGDNLTTNFSDHLKNLSMSAAESEMQKSSSYLMEGLGKHNMDNNDGNTVGSASSVEHHAEVLTCSKEVEYSRKNLNEGGGYRITVSKQELVDMRKKASSNNSRKMETCSNLFSFISVNNNSTNHLQVSVDQKLDAKGRNNPVEEGRSSISNSPLLQDVSHLDYSEKLGDDTAGRLCHSDKSIINDTDGLPIPTNLDNKDAYSPHVKIDVKLKISDVIGTLKAGTWQEGSVGTRYVEGELNGFDHSKISKHCSTSNEGESSSDEINGMCLNTLEKIKNCNIPSVENPTTQMCSTVDIGLTGDSEMDMCCQKEPLVKVIEEKEIKKDSIQKQNQDCTECIGEKDFVHFSTSAEMMPLAEDKLTGKTTSTGTEEQSSAVKGHNYPYVSGTCKRGGVTLGIPASVSRSEGLKGKSVFSSKMKVKRVSKNYEVASTKLETGETKPNHLNSEEKGFKHTSEYHASVKGDNKDASTGSPAQDPTDVSQICTFDSFKQEVGADPLKCRLQSSLLSSHAATKELEKQNGLAVDHIAMENNSHSNGSPRYSTKYAVQSDIPVMNYSSEDKSLEMIYKTLMDKMNNQDVPKVSVAEESNKIKGSHTSRRRKMLRQVSYVHQSPLTRDKAKKSFVALSESLNFRRSRSGRLIVPPLDNGCQQIVYDADGSITGIMSARNVLNSPSQDWKYWILFHLGNSIGVHSISICCVACGTILQLS; this is translated from the exons ATGGGCCCGGAGGAGGATGTTCGCTCATCGGTCTTCTTGGCGAAGCCCTCCGTCGCTCCCTCGTCCAGCTTCGCATCAGCGACGCCCTTTCCCCCCTCCTTCCCCGCTGACAAGAAATCG GTTTTTCTGTTCGATTGGTGGTTGATTAAAGCGGAAAGCGGGGTCGAGGGGAAAAGGTTGGCCGTCGGAGGGTTTACGACGAG GCAACATGCAACTAGATTATTCAGTTCTGCTCCTATTATTAAACGGAATGATGCTTATACTCTTGAGACAGCAGATGGCGTTACTGTTGTAGTTCAGGGCATGATAAACAAAGAACGTACACAAGATAATGGTTTTCCTCTTGAG GTCTGCAATCATTTCTTGATTGGATTTCCATATAACTGGGATCATTATGCTGATGAATATTCTAATAAGAGATCAACTTCAACCTCTCCTGGAAAGTTGTCTTCTCTTGATGAAGCATTCAAAGACTCAACTAATAGAACAGCTTCTACATTTCCAGTTCTTCTGGATGAGTTTCCTATATGTAGGGTCTTAAATTTTTTGACTTCTGGAGGGGACAATTTGACAACAAACTTCAGTGATCATCTGAAAAATCTCTCCATGAGTGCAGCAGAATCTGAAATGCAGAAGTCTTCATCATATCTGATGGAGGGTCTTGGTAAGCATAACATGGACAACAATGATGGAAATACTGTTGGATCTGCTAGTTCAGTTGAACATCATGCTGAGGTTCTTACTTGTTCTAAAGAAGTTGAGTATTCTAGAAAAAACTTGAATGAAGGTGGTGGATATAGAATAACTGTGAGCAAGCAGGAGCTGGTAGATATGCGAAAGAAAGCATCTTCAAACAACTCAAGGAAAATGGAGACATGCAGTAATTTATTTTCCTTCATTTCAGTTAACAATAATAGTACTAATCATTTGCAAGTTTCTGTTGATCAGAAGTTAGATGCTAAAGGCCGTAATAACCCAGTGGAGGAGGGACGTAGTAGTATCTCAAATAGTCCATTGTTACAAGATGTTTCACATCTTGATTACAGTGAGAAACTGGGAGATGATACAGCAGGAAGGCTATGCCATTCCGataaatcaataataaatgaCACAGATGGTTTGCCTATTCCCACAAATTTGGACAACAAAGATGCATATTCACCTCACGTAAAAATTGATGTCAAGTTGAAAATTTCTGATGTCATAGGAACATTGAAGGCCGGAACATGGCAGGAAGGAAGTGTTGGAACTAGATATGTAGAAGGTGAACTAAATGGCTTTGATCACTCCAAAATATCTAAACATTGTTCTACAAGTAATGAAGGAGAATCTTCATCAGACGAGATAAATGGCATGTGTCTTAATACCTTAGAGAAGATTAAGAACTGTAATATTCCTTCTGTTGAGAATCCTACTACTCAGATGTGTTCAACAGTTGATATTGGACTAACTGGAGATTCAGAAATGGACATGTGCTGTCAAAAGGAACCTTTAGTGAAGGTTattgaagaaaaagaaataaagaaggaTAGCATTCAGAAACAAAATCAGGACTGTACTGAGTGCATTGGCGAAAAAGATTTTGTGCACTTCTCCACTTCTGCAGAAATGATGCCATTAGCTGAAGATAAATTAACAGGCAAAACTACATCCACTGGAACTGAAGAGCAGTCATCAGCTGTTAAGGGTCATAACTATCCGTATGTAAGTGGTACTTGTAAACGTGGTGGAGTTACACTCGGCATACCTGCTTCTGTTTCTAGGTCAGAGGGCTTAAAAGGCAAATCAGTGTTCTCATCTAAAATGAAAGTCAAAAGAGTTTCTAAAAACTATGAAGTTGCAAGCACTAAGCTGGAGACAGGAGAGACCAAGCCAAATCATCTTAACTCTGAGGAGAAAGGTTTCAAACATACTTCTGAATACCATGCCTCTGTGAAAGGTGACAATAAGGATGCATCGACTGGCAGTCCTGCTCAGGATCCCACTGATGTTTCTCAGATTTGTACTTTTGACTCATTCAAACAGGAAGTAGGTGCTGACCCTTTAAAATGCAGATTGCAGTCATCACTTTTATCGAGTCATGCTGCCACCAAGGAATTGGAAAAACAAAATGGACTTGCTGTTGATCACATTGCTATGGAGAATAATAGTCATTCAAATGGATCTCCTagatattcaacaaaatatgcagTTCAATCAGATATTCCAGTCATGAATTACTCTAGTGAAGATAAATCATTGGAAATGATTTACAAGACGTTAATGGACAAAATGAATAACCAAGAT GTTCCTAAAGTTTCAGTAGCAGAGGAGTCTAACAAAATTAAGGGATCACATACTTCTAGGAGGAGGAAAATGTTGAGGCAAGTCTCATAT GTACACCAATCACCACTTACCAGGGATAAGGCTAAGAAGTCATTTGTGGCCTTATCTGAATCTCTTAATTTTAGAAGATCTCGGTCAG GCCGATTGATCGTTCCACCCCTAGATAATGGTTGTCAGCAAATTGTCTATGATGCG GATGGTTCAATTACTGGGATTATGAGTGCTCGTAATGTGCTGAATTCTCCTAGCCAAG ACTGGAAGTATTGGATACTGTTTCATCTTGGAAATAGCATTGGTGTTCATAGCATCTCCATATGTTGTGTTGCATGTGGAACCATTTTGCAATTGTCTTGA
- the LOC103974115 gene encoding uncharacterized protein LOC103974115 isoform X5 — MITHMIHLAIEENPSPPIWARRRMFAHRSSWRSPPSLPRPASHQRRPFPPPSPLTRNRIQVFLFDWWLIKAESGVEGKRLAVGGFTTRQHATRLFSSAPIIKRNDAYTLETADGVTVVVQGMINKERTQDNGFPLEVCNHFLIGFPYNWDHYADEYSNKRSTSTSPGKLSSLDEAFKDSTNRTASTFPVLLDEFPICRVLNFLTSGGDNLTTNFSDHLKNLSMSAAESEMQKSSSYLMEGLGKHNMDNNDGNTVGSASSVEHHAEVLTCSKEVEYSRKNLNEGGGYRITVSKQELVDMRKKASSNNSRKMETCSNLFSFISVNNNSTNHLQVSVDQKLDAKGRNNPVEEGRSSISNSPLLQDVSHLDYSEKLGDDTAGRLCHSDKSIINDTDGLPIPTNLDNKDAYSPHVKIDVKLKISDVIGTLKAGTWQEGSVGTRYVEGELNGFDHSKISKHCSTSNEGESSSDEINGMCLNTLEKIKNCNIPSVENPTTQMCSTVDIGLTGDSEMDMCCQKEPLVKVIEEKEIKKDSIQKQNQDCTECIGEKDFVHFSTSAEMMPLAEDKLTGKTTSTGTEEQSSAVKGHNYPYVSGTCKRGGVTLGIPASVSRSEGLKGKSVFSSKMKVKRVSKNYEVASTKLETGETKPNHLNSEEKGFKHTSEYHASVKGDNKDASTGSPAQDPTDVSQICTFDSFKQEVGADPLKCRLQSSLLSSHAATKELEKQNGLAVDHIAMENNSHSNGSPRYSTKYAVQSDIPVMNYSSEDKSLEMIYKTLMDKMNNQDVPKVSVAEESNKIKGSHTSRRRKMLRQVSYDGSITGIMSARNVLNSPSQDWKYWILFHLGNSIGVHSISICCVACGTILQLS; from the exons ATGATCACCCACATGATTCATCTCGCCATCGAAGAAAACCCTTCTCCGCCGATATGGGCCCGGAGGAGGATGTTCGCTCATCGGTCTTCTTGGCGAAGCCCTCCGTCGCTCCCTCGTCCAGCTTCGCATCAGCGACGCCCTTTCCCCCCTCCTTCCCCGCTGACAAGAAATCG AATACAGGTTTTTCTGTTCGATTGGTGGTTGATTAAAGCGGAAAGCGGGGTCGAGGGGAAAAGGTTGGCCGTCGGAGGGTTTACGACGAG GCAACATGCAACTAGATTATTCAGTTCTGCTCCTATTATTAAACGGAATGATGCTTATACTCTTGAGACAGCAGATGGCGTTACTGTTGTAGTTCAGGGCATGATAAACAAAGAACGTACACAAGATAATGGTTTTCCTCTTGAG GTCTGCAATCATTTCTTGATTGGATTTCCATATAACTGGGATCATTATGCTGATGAATATTCTAATAAGAGATCAACTTCAACCTCTCCTGGAAAGTTGTCTTCTCTTGATGAAGCATTCAAAGACTCAACTAATAGAACAGCTTCTACATTTCCAGTTCTTCTGGATGAGTTTCCTATATGTAGGGTCTTAAATTTTTTGACTTCTGGAGGGGACAATTTGACAACAAACTTCAGTGATCATCTGAAAAATCTCTCCATGAGTGCAGCAGAATCTGAAATGCAGAAGTCTTCATCATATCTGATGGAGGGTCTTGGTAAGCATAACATGGACAACAATGATGGAAATACTGTTGGATCTGCTAGTTCAGTTGAACATCATGCTGAGGTTCTTACTTGTTCTAAAGAAGTTGAGTATTCTAGAAAAAACTTGAATGAAGGTGGTGGATATAGAATAACTGTGAGCAAGCAGGAGCTGGTAGATATGCGAAAGAAAGCATCTTCAAACAACTCAAGGAAAATGGAGACATGCAGTAATTTATTTTCCTTCATTTCAGTTAACAATAATAGTACTAATCATTTGCAAGTTTCTGTTGATCAGAAGTTAGATGCTAAAGGCCGTAATAACCCAGTGGAGGAGGGACGTAGTAGTATCTCAAATAGTCCATTGTTACAAGATGTTTCACATCTTGATTACAGTGAGAAACTGGGAGATGATACAGCAGGAAGGCTATGCCATTCCGataaatcaataataaatgaCACAGATGGTTTGCCTATTCCCACAAATTTGGACAACAAAGATGCATATTCACCTCACGTAAAAATTGATGTCAAGTTGAAAATTTCTGATGTCATAGGAACATTGAAGGCCGGAACATGGCAGGAAGGAAGTGTTGGAACTAGATATGTAGAAGGTGAACTAAATGGCTTTGATCACTCCAAAATATCTAAACATTGTTCTACAAGTAATGAAGGAGAATCTTCATCAGACGAGATAAATGGCATGTGTCTTAATACCTTAGAGAAGATTAAGAACTGTAATATTCCTTCTGTTGAGAATCCTACTACTCAGATGTGTTCAACAGTTGATATTGGACTAACTGGAGATTCAGAAATGGACATGTGCTGTCAAAAGGAACCTTTAGTGAAGGTTattgaagaaaaagaaataaagaaggaTAGCATTCAGAAACAAAATCAGGACTGTACTGAGTGCATTGGCGAAAAAGATTTTGTGCACTTCTCCACTTCTGCAGAAATGATGCCATTAGCTGAAGATAAATTAACAGGCAAAACTACATCCACTGGAACTGAAGAGCAGTCATCAGCTGTTAAGGGTCATAACTATCCGTATGTAAGTGGTACTTGTAAACGTGGTGGAGTTACACTCGGCATACCTGCTTCTGTTTCTAGGTCAGAGGGCTTAAAAGGCAAATCAGTGTTCTCATCTAAAATGAAAGTCAAAAGAGTTTCTAAAAACTATGAAGTTGCAAGCACTAAGCTGGAGACAGGAGAGACCAAGCCAAATCATCTTAACTCTGAGGAGAAAGGTTTCAAACATACTTCTGAATACCATGCCTCTGTGAAAGGTGACAATAAGGATGCATCGACTGGCAGTCCTGCTCAGGATCCCACTGATGTTTCTCAGATTTGTACTTTTGACTCATTCAAACAGGAAGTAGGTGCTGACCCTTTAAAATGCAGATTGCAGTCATCACTTTTATCGAGTCATGCTGCCACCAAGGAATTGGAAAAACAAAATGGACTTGCTGTTGATCACATTGCTATGGAGAATAATAGTCATTCAAATGGATCTCCTagatattcaacaaaatatgcagTTCAATCAGATATTCCAGTCATGAATTACTCTAGTGAAGATAAATCATTGGAAATGATTTACAAGACGTTAATGGACAAAATGAATAACCAAGAT GTTCCTAAAGTTTCAGTAGCAGAGGAGTCTAACAAAATTAAGGGATCACATACTTCTAGGAGGAGGAAAATGTTGAGGCAAGTCTCATAT GATGGTTCAATTACTGGGATTATGAGTGCTCGTAATGTGCTGAATTCTCCTAGCCAAG ACTGGAAGTATTGGATACTGTTTCATCTTGGAAATAGCATTGGTGTTCATAGCATCTCCATATGTTGTGTTGCATGTGGAACCATTTTGCAATTGTCTTGA